The following proteins come from a genomic window of Neofelis nebulosa isolate mNeoNeb1 chromosome 5, mNeoNeb1.pri, whole genome shotgun sequence:
- the MYD88 gene encoding myeloid differentiation primary response protein MyD88 has protein sequence MAAGGSRAGSASPIPSASSLPLAALNVRVRRRLSLFLNVRTQVAADWTALAEEMGFEYLEIRQLEAHADPMGKLLDDWQGRPGASVGRLLELLTKLGRDDVLVELGPSIEEDCQKYILKQQQEESEKPLQVAAVDSSDPRTSELAGITTLDDPLGQMPERFDAFICYCPSDIQFVQEMIRQLEQTDYRLKLCVSDRDVLPGTCVWSIASELIEKRCRRMVVVVSDDYLQSKECDFQTKFALSLSPGAHQKRLIPIKYKAMKKEFPSILRFITVCDYTNPCTKSWFWTRLAKALSLP, from the exons ATGGCCGCCGGAGGCTCCCGCGCGGGGTCCGCGTCCCCCATCCCCTCGGCGTCCTCCCTGCCTCTAGCTGCCCTCAACGTGCGAGTGCGGCGCCGCCTGTCGCTGTTCCTGAACGTGCGGACGCAGGTGGCGGCCGACTGGACGGCGCTGGCTGAGGAGATGGGCTTCGAGTACTTGGAGATCCGGCAGCTGGAGGCGCATGCCGACCCCATGGGCAAGCTACTGGACGACTGGCAGGGACGCCCGGGAGCCTCGGTGGGCCGTCTGCTGGAGCTGCTCACCAAGCTGGGCCGCGATGACGTGCTGGTGGAACTGGGGCCCAGCATCG AGGAGGATTGCCAGAAGTATATTCTGAAACAGCAGCAGGAGGAGTCTGAGAAGCCCTTACAGGTGGCTGCTGTAGATAGCAGTGACCCACGGACATCAGAGCTGGCGGGCATCACCACGCTTGATGACCCCTTGG GGCAAATGCCGGAGCGTTTTGATGCCTTCATCTGCTACTGCCCCAGCGATATCCAGTTTGTTCAGGAGATGATCCGGCAGCTGGAACAGACAGATTATCGGCTGAAGTTGTGTGTGTCTGATCGCGATGTCCTCCCTGGCACGTGTGTCTGGTCCATCGCCAGTGAGCTCATTGAGAAGAG GTGCCGCcggatggtggtggtggtctcTGATGATTACCTGCAAAGCAAGGAATGTGACTTCCAGACTAAGTTTGCGCTCAGCCTCTCTCCCG GTGCCCATCAGAAGCGACTGATCCCCATCAAGTACAAGGCAATGAAGAAAGAGTTCCCCAGCATCCTGCGGTTCATCACTGTCTGCGACTACACCAACCCTTGCACCAAGTCCTGGTTCTGGACCCGCCTTGCCAAGGCCCTGTCCCTGCCCTGA